The following are encoded together in the Lactuca sativa cultivar Salinas chromosome 1, Lsat_Salinas_v11, whole genome shotgun sequence genome:
- the LOC111882727 gene encoding protein DEEPER ROOTING 1, protein MEDLLPFKYFKTSSKPLCLRPSPLHHHHHHHHYQSTTTCCPSLSITTTIMKFISWMQSKINGGQGYKNTNTPHHTKHEPQKEEFSDWPQGLLTIGTFGNNDLPIENEEIQETRDTETISSPDLSEFTPEEIGKLQNELTKLLSKKPAANTQEAIDLPLDRFLNCPSSLEVDRRLSLTVNDHDENNKEEDIDRTIRVILGRCKDICMNNTSKKAIGKKSISFIFKKMFACSSGFPAIPSLRDPLPESKMEKLLRAMLKNKINPQNSSQSSSRTKFIEGKRQPRKVKVTENENEKDGSKWVKTDSEFIVLEI, encoded by the exons atggag GATCTGCTTCCATTCAAGTATTTCAAGACTTCTTCAAAACCACTTTGCCTCCGGCCATCacccctccaccaccaccaccaccaccaccactaccagtCTACCACCACCTGCTGTCCATCTCTTTCCATAACCACCACCATCATGAAG TTTATCAGTTGGATGCAAAGTAAAATTAATGGCGGACAAGGGTATAAGAACACTAATACTCCTC ATCACACGAAGCACGAACCCCAAAAAGAAGAATTTAGTGATTGGCCACAGGGATTGCTAACAATAGGAACATTTGGAAACAATGATCTACCAATTGAaaatgaagaaattcaagaaactCGAGATACAGAAACAATATCATCTCCAGATCTTTCTGAATTCACACCTGAAGAAATCGGGAAACTACAGAACGAGTTAACAAAACTCCTGTCAAAGAAACCGGCTGCTAATACACAAGAAGCCATTGATCTCCCATTGGATAGATTCCTAAATTGCCCTTCAAGCTTAGAAGTTGATCGTAGACTTTCTCTCACAGTTAATGATCATGACGAAAACAATAAAGAGGAAGATATTGATCGAACGATTAGAGTTATTCTTGGTAGGTGCAAGGATATTTGCATGAATAACACTAGTAAGAAAGCAATCGGGAAGAAATCAATTTCTTTCATTTTCAAGAAGATGTTCGCATGCAGCAGTGGCTTTCCAGCAATTCCTAGTTTACGTGATCCGCTTCCAGAATCAAAAATGGAGAAG CTGTTAAGAGCTATGCTTAAGAACAAGATCAACCCGCAAAACTCTTCTCAATCATCATCAAGAACGAAGTTCATCGAAGGAAAACGACAACCCAGGAAAGTGAAAGTTACAGAGAATGAAAATGAAAAAGATGGGTCGAAATGGGTGAAAACTGATTCTGAAT